From one Candidatus Methanoplasma termitum genomic stretch:
- a CDS encoding fumarate hydratase: MIKLPEPIDQIVVNLLKAANTKLPRDIGWALEAAAGWEADPLAKTQLGAIMDNVKKAEVLGRPMCQDTGIPTFFVKGKFDHSIGNEIAKGLKRATEAIPLRPNTVDPLTRKNPGDNLGKGMPAIHYIPTNDNFLEIAVLIKGAGSENMTKLAMLNPSDGINGVKKFIVNSVLDAGGKPCPPGIIGIGIGGTADECVIMSKEALISSLDSENDDPVLKDLEEDLFVRLNGSGLGPMGLGGSTTTLRVKIKTAYCHTASLPVAVSIGCWATRRAVARITDTNVEYSQGVDL, from the coding sequence ATGATAAAATTGCCGGAACCCATCGATCAGATAGTCGTCAATCTTCTGAAAGCGGCCAATACGAAACTTCCCAGAGATATCGGCTGGGCGCTGGAGGCCGCTGCGGGATGGGAGGCGGACCCTCTTGCCAAGACACAGCTCGGAGCAATAATGGATAATGTGAAAAAGGCAGAGGTCCTGGGACGCCCGATGTGCCAGGATACCGGTATACCTACTTTTTTTGTTAAGGGGAAGTTTGATCATTCCATCGGCAACGAGATCGCAAAGGGGCTGAAGAGAGCGACCGAGGCGATTCCTCTCAGGCCAAACACCGTGGATCCGCTGACAAGGAAGAATCCGGGCGACAATCTCGGCAAAGGGATGCCTGCGATCCATTACATCCCGACGAACGATAACTTCCTGGAAATAGCCGTTCTGATAAAAGGGGCCGGTTCTGAGAACATGACCAAGTTGGCAATGCTGAACCCGTCAGACGGCATAAACGGGGTGAAAAAGTTCATTGTGAACTCAGTTCTGGACGCCGGCGGAAAGCCGTGCCCCCCCGGTATCATCGGCATCGGCATCGGCGGAACAGCTGATGAATGTGTCATAATGTCAAAAGAGGCCCTCATATCCTCGCTGGACTCAGAGAATGATGACCCGGTGCTCAAGGACCTGGAGGAAGATCTGTTCGTCAGGCTGAACGGCAGCGGCCTCGGTCCGATGGGACTAGGTGGGTCGACAACAACGCTCAGGGTCAAAATAAAGACCGCATACTGCCACACAGCAAGCCTTCCGGTCGCAGTCAGTATTGGTTGCTGGGCCACGAGAAGGGCGGTAGCCCGCATCAC
- a CDS encoding 60S ribosomal export protein NMD3 → MNFCVKCGKETENIIDGLCTECFLDGKKLISLPHHVNVFVCTNCGDTGTGEFWETKDLRDAILDAAEGALNINKEAKKLDIESVSLEQDPYTFVVEVTAKLDVKGCPAEDSATTIIRLKNTVCKRCSRQLGNYYEAILQIRGSKEVPHKTMKEALRKVENLVDAQSITNRRLFITKAEEVQGGIDIYLSSISMGKAASKELTDTYCAETKEASKLVGLTEEGTEMYRVTYLVRLPDFQAGDIVQFEGRYFKLVRLSSTGAKVIDITNHRERSVKRSDIPMLKVFVKAGDLREAVVISKGKGEVQILEPSNYSTVDLKIPEDAEIGDAVKVVEINDSLYYVP, encoded by the coding sequence GTGAACTTCTGTGTAAAGTGCGGGAAAGAGACAGAGAACATCATCGACGGCCTATGTACAGAGTGTTTCCTCGACGGAAAGAAACTGATATCCCTTCCGCACCACGTCAACGTGTTCGTTTGCACTAACTGCGGGGATACCGGCACAGGGGAGTTCTGGGAGACGAAGGATCTTCGGGACGCCATCTTGGATGCCGCCGAAGGCGCATTGAATATCAACAAAGAGGCAAAGAAGCTTGACATCGAGTCGGTCTCTTTGGAACAGGACCCCTATACATTTGTTGTAGAGGTCACAGCGAAACTTGATGTAAAAGGCTGTCCGGCCGAAGACTCGGCAACCACGATCATCAGACTGAAGAATACAGTCTGCAAAAGATGTTCCAGGCAGCTTGGGAATTACTATGAAGCAATACTCCAGATAAGGGGGTCTAAAGAGGTCCCGCATAAGACGATGAAAGAAGCGCTGAGGAAGGTAGAGAACCTTGTCGACGCTCAATCGATAACCAACCGAAGGCTGTTCATCACAAAGGCCGAAGAGGTGCAGGGCGGAATCGACATCTATCTTTCGTCCATATCGATGGGGAAAGCGGCATCAAAAGAACTTACCGATACGTACTGCGCCGAGACAAAGGAAGCCTCAAAACTCGTCGGGCTGACAGAGGAGGGGACTGAGATGTACAGGGTGACGTATCTCGTCCGCCTTCCGGATTTCCAAGCCGGCGACATTGTACAATTCGAAGGGCGCTATTTCAAGCTCGTTCGATTATCCAGCACCGGTGCAAAGGTCATCGACATCACTAACCACCGAGAAAGGTCGGTCAAAAGGTCGGACATCCCCATGTTAAAAGTATTTGTAAAAGCGGGGGACCTGCGCGAAGCGGTGGTAATCAGCAAAGGTAAGGGAGAGGTACAGATCCTCGAACCGTCGAATTACTCAACGGTCGATCTGAAGATCCCGGAAGATGCAGAGATAGGCGATGCTGTCAAAGTGGTAGAGATCAACGACTCGCTTTACTATGTTCCCTGA
- a CDS encoding DUF424 domain-containing protein, translating to MIRCKIHTHEKDRILAACDEEILGMTFRGDGVKIKVSEIFYGGESVTEEVFIERTKSVTIMNLVGNRVVDKAIKEGLVSEQSVMIIGEVKHAQVVIM from the coding sequence ATGATACGCTGTAAGATCCACACGCATGAAAAAGACAGGATACTCGCCGCATGCGACGAAGAGATCCTGGGTATGACGTTCCGAGGCGACGGTGTGAAGATAAAGGTATCTGAGATATTCTACGGCGGGGAGTCGGTGACCGAGGAAGTTTTCATTGAAAGGACAAAGTCGGTCACGATAATGAATCTCGTCGGCAATCGTGTTGTAGATAAAGCAATAAAGGAAGGGCTGGTATCCGAGCAGAGCGTGATGATCATCGGAGAGGTGAAGCACGCTCAAGTGGTGATAATGTGA